One Littorina saxatilis isolate snail1 linkage group LG10, US_GU_Lsax_2.0, whole genome shotgun sequence DNA window includes the following coding sequences:
- the LOC138978635 gene encoding uncharacterized protein produces MFDENKDDIDAFLFRFETHASACGWDKGKWPVYLAALLKGSALSLYHSISGEQTLSWDALKSHLLRKFQCTEEGFRERFRAVRPEMGESFLAFLTRCRHLLNRWTELSGVAITAEGLQDLFLREQILQSCTKDLAVFLRERQLGDVSALCEAAELYREAHPNKTLARKSDVSIFSAGVGVADSTGFSNGGSGSRGYRGGRGSSGTGRGQRRGARRGTIKQSDVCRICGGQGHWANQCASSKNFAETFSSAVSEHVLVSEGQPGLHLEIGTINGFSGTILRDTGCTTAGVKRALVRDDQFTGQEQRCRSFGGHIETFPLAEVVVDSPYFAGALTCCVIDNPVADLILGNLPGVVSVSGGCVGSIVPDAVGLVTTRLQTEKAKGSVRPLKSVPCVFTDVTPEKLADMQTKDESLKKCFEQVQEESQVTDQSKPYFIMKDGVLHRAFCEKTEIVFQVVVPTSLREQVLHTAHDALMSGHFGTRRTLKRILTQFFWPGVRRDVGKYCRTCDVCQKTSSKGRVPAAPLQKMPLIDVPFKKICIDLVGPFKPVSSTGFRYILTLVDTATRFPEAIPLKQIDTISVAEALFSVFSRMGCPQVIVSDCGTQFVSDLMMEIYRLLAIKSIHTSPYHAQANGLVERFNGTLKSMLQKVVQERPTDWDRYVPALLFAYRELPNVSTGFSPYELLFGRAPRGPMSILADSWTGRTDGDEAKPLYQYVFDLKNRIADTCALAQSNVRDAARIHKHYHDRKAKLRTFVPGDEVLVLLTADSNKLLMCWKGPFKVIEVVSPVDYRIDLNGKHKVFHVNMLKKYQRRVLTAAVAVERELSTGPVPDDQEFSTLMSDSDQKADACSDHVLDPVCAVAVLSPGIEDEVVLPTIPAVTGESVIDVHYSDDLSHSGRTELETVFQEFSELLTDKPGVTKDVDDHVIPLTSECPVYRKPYPLPFASRQTVEKEIKSMLDLGVIEPSKSAYSSPIVLVAKRDGSVRFCIDFRALNKITHFDAEPIPDPDELFCSLAGANFYTKIDLAKGYWQIPIKPEDRHKTAFQTPLGLFQWVKMPFGLVSAPATFARMMRKLNLAENSAVNFYDDILIATQTWSDHVKQVRAVLSKMLRFRLTAQPSKLFAGFSELEFLGHVVGRGYLKPEDGKVKKILSVNRPTTKKQVRSLMGLLSYYRRYVPNFATLTAPLTDLTRDDHGKTITWTAECDSALKAVQEVMSTFPVLLLPDLSQDFVVRTDASSTGLGAVLLQEKEGLLHPVAYASRKLLDRESRYSTIERECLAIVWGLTKFSRYLLCREFVIQTDHRPFTYMASCRLKNSRVMRWVLSLQEFKFVVQPIAGQCNQFADLLSRSVCDQTL; encoded by the coding sequence ATGTTCGATGAAAACAAAGACGACATCGATGCATTTTTGTTTCGGTTTGAAACACACGCTTCAGCATGCGGCTGGGATAAGGGTAAATGGCCTGTCTACTTGGCTGCTTTATTGAAGGGTAGTGCCTTGTCGCTTTATCATTCAATTTCAGGAGAACAAACCCTTTCGTGGGATGCATTGAAGTCTCATCTTCTTCGTAAGTTCCAATGCACAGAGGAAGGTTTCAGAGAGCGTTTCAGAGCTGTTCGTCCCGAGATGGGAGAGTCATTTTTAGCGTTTTTAACGCGCTGTCGTCATTTGCTCAACCGATGGACTGAGTTGTCTGGTGTTGCCATAACTGCCGAAGGTTTACAAGACTTGTTTTTGCGTGAACAGATACTTCAGAGTTGTACAAAAGATTTGGCCGTGTTCTTGAGGGAACGTCAGCTGGGTGACGTATCTGCGTTATGTGAAGCAGCTGAACTGTACCGTGAAGCTCATCCCAACAAAACCTTAGCACGGAAATCAGATGTTTCTATATTTTCAGCTGGAGTTGGCGTTGCAGATTCAACAGGGTTTAGCAACGGGGGCAGTGGTTCTCGAGGTTATCGAGGAGGCCGAGGTTCTTCGGGTACAGGTCGAGGACAACGCAGGGGTGCACGTAGAGGGACCATTAAACAGAGTGATGTCTGTAGGATCTGTGGGGGTCAAGGTCATTGGGCGAACCAGTGTGCTTCGTCTAAAAACTTTGCTGAAACATTTAGCTCCGCTGTTAGCGAACACGTTCTTGTTTCAGAGGGACAACCTGGCCTACATCTGGAAATAGGAACCATCAATGGTTTTTCAGGGACGATCTTGCGGGACACGGGATGCACTACTGCTGGTGTGAAACGGGCTTTAGTTCGTGATGATCAGTTCACAGGGCAGGAGCAACGTTGTCGGTCTTTTGGGGGACACATTGAGACATTTCCCTTGGCTGAAGTGGTTGTGGACTCGCCTTATTTTGCAGGTGCTCTGACGTGTTGTGTCATTGACAATCCTGTGGCAGATCTTATACTTGGGAACCTACCAGGTGTTGTTTCAGTATCTGGGGGATGTGTGGGCTCTATTGTTCCAGACGCTGTCGGACTAGTGACTACCAGGCTACAAACGGAGAAAGCCAAAGGTTCAGTGAGACCGTTAAAATCGGTACCTTGTGTTTTTACTGATGTAACTCCTGAGAAGTTAGCTGATATGCAAACCAAAGATGAATCACTTAAGAAGTGCTTCGAGCAAGTTCAGGAGGAATCGCAGGTCACAGATCAGAGCAAACCTTACTTCATCATGAAAGATGGGGTACTTCACAGAGCATTTTGTGAGAAGACTGAGATCGTCTTTCAAGTTGTTGTCCCTACTTCTTTGAGAGAACAAGTTCTCCATACCGCCCATGACGCTCTCATGTCGGGTCACTTCGGTACCAGAAGAACGTTAAAGAGGATCTTGACCCAATTTTTTTGGCCAGGCGTCAGGCGTGACGTAGGCAAGTATTGTAGAACGTGCGATGTGTGTCAGAAAACGTCTTCCAAGGGTCGCGTTCCCGCTGCTCCTCTTCAGAAGATGCCGCTTATCGACGTTCCTTTCAAGAAGATCTGTATTGACTTAGTCGGTCCTTTTAAACCTGTATCTTCGACTGGATTCCGGTACATTCTGACACTAGTGGATACAGCGACTCGTTTCCCCGAAGCAATTCCATTGAAGCAGATTGATACTATTTCTGTTGCTGAAGCACTGTTTTCAGTTTTCTCGAGGATGGGCTGTCCTCAGGTCATTGTCTCGGATTGTGGAACGCAGTTTGTTTCTGATCTCATGATGGAGATTTACAGACTTTTGGCAATCAAGTCGATCCACACttctccttaccatgctcaagCAAATGGGTTAGTCGAACGATTCAACGGAACTCTGAAGAGCATGTTGCAGAAGGTTGTCCAGGAGCGCCCAACTGACTGGGACAGATACGTTCCTGCACTCCTGTTTGCGTATCGTGAACTTCCAAATGTCAGTACAGGGTTTTCTCCCTATGAGCTTCTCTTTGGGCGCGCTCCAAGAGGCCCAATGTCTATTTTGGCGGACTCATGGACAGGGAGGACTGATGGAGATGAAGCCAAACCTCTATATCAGTATGTCTTCGATTTGAAGAACAGAATCGCTGATACGTGTGCTCTAGCACAATCGAATGTTCGTGATGCTGCTCGTATTCACAAACATTACCATGACAGGAAGGCCAAACTTCGTACTTTTGTACCTGGGGATGAAGTTCTTGTACTCTTAACTGCTGACAGCAACAAGCTTCTCATGTGCTGGAAAGGTCCATTCAAAGTGATTGAGGTGGTTAGCCCTGTTGACTACCGCATTGATCTCAACGGCAAACACAAGGTGTTTCACGTCAACATGCTGAAGAAGTATCAGAGACGAGTTTTGACAGCAGCTGTTGCTGTGGAAAGAGAGTTAAGTACTGGTCCAGTTCCTGATGACCAGGAATTCTCAACGTTGATGTCTGACTCTGATCAGAAGGCAGATGCGTGTTCGGATCACGTCTTGGATCCTGTTTGTGCTGTCGCTGTGTTGTCTCCTGGAATCGAGGATGAGGTTGTCTTGCCGACAATTCCTGCAGTTACGGGTGAATCTGTCATAGATGTTCACTACTCTGATGATCTTTCTCATTCAGGACGTACTGAACTGGAAACCGTTTTTCAGGAATTTTCTGAACTTCTTACAGACAAGCCGGGAGTTACAAAAGATGTCGATGACCACGTCATCCCTTTAACAAGCGAGTGTCCTGTATATAGGAAACCATACCCGTTGCCGTTTGCGTCTAGACAGACAGTTGAGAAGGAGATCAAATCCATGCTGGATTTAGGCGTCATAGAACCTTCGAAATCTGCGTACTCTTCGCCTATTGTCTTGGTGGCGAAAAGAGACGGATCAGTTCGTTTTTGCATTGATTTCCGCGCCTTGAACAAGATCACGCATTTTGATGCCGAGCCGATCCCTGACCCGGATGAGTTGTTTTGTAGTCTTGCTGGAGCAAACTTCTACACGAAGATTGACCTTGCAAAAGGCTATTGGCAGATTCCGATCAAGCCGGAAGATAGACATAAAACAGCTTTCCAAACTCCTCTTGGGTTGTTCCAATGGGTTAAAATGCCATTTGGACTAGTCTCAGCTCCAGCAACTTTTGCTCGGATGATGCGGAAGCTTAATCTAGCAGAGAACTCAGCAGTCAACTTTTACGATGACATTCTCATTGCTACGCAAACATGGTCAGACCACGTGAAGCAGGTTCGGGCTGTTCTGAGCAAGATGCTGAGATTTCGTCTCACTGCTCAACCATCAAAACTGTTTGCTGGGTTTTCTGAGTTGGAGTTCCTCGGACATGTTGTCGGTCGAGGATATCTCAAACCAGAGGACGGGAAGGTCAAGAAGATTTTGTCTGTGAATCGACCAACGACAAAGAAGCAGGTTCGTTCCCTGATGGGGTTGTTAAGTTACTACAGGCGATACGTTCCTAACTTTGCAACCTTGACAGCTCCTTTGACGGATCTAACGCGAGACGATCACGGCAAAACTATCACATGGACGGCAGAATGTGATTCTGCGCTGAAAGCTGTTCAGGAGGTGATGTCTACCTTCCCTGTTCTTCTCTTGCCTGACCTGAGTCAAGATTTCGTTGTGAGAACTGATGCAAGTTCGACAGGTTTGGGTGCAGTTCTTCTGCAGGAAAAGGAGGGTCTTCTACATCCTGTTGCTTATGCCAGTCGAAAACTGCTTGATCGAGAGTCCAGGTACTCTACCATCGAACGTGAATGTCTTGCCATTGTTTGGGGACTCACAAAGTTCTCGCGCTACCTGCTTTGCCGGGAATTTGTCATACAGACAGATCACAGGCCATTCACATACATGGCGTCATGTAGGCTCAAGAACAGTCGTGTGATGCGTTGGGTGTTGTCTCTTCAGGAGTTCAAGTTCGTTGTTCAGCCGATTGCAGgccagtgcaatcagtttgCGGATTTGTTGTCTCGATCAGTCTGTGATCAAACTCTTTGA